One window from the genome of Rhodococcus sp. ABRD24 encodes:
- a CDS encoding zinc-binding dehydrogenase: MTQTMRAQRLYAETRTVTVEDVPIPTPGEGEVLVKIAYCGICHSDISQIDGTFTPKLPILTLGHEASGYIAEVGPDVTGWAVGDPVIIAAGRPCTTCRNCLRGQITACQNLRLMASAYDGGWAEYAVAEARGLTRVPDNVPMEQAAILADAVSTPYGAVVRTGKVSIGESVGVWGAGGVGTHIIQLSKLVGAVPILAFDIEPKVRERALDLGADYAFDPTADDLVERVAEATNGRMLDVAFDAVGTSSTFDQALASVDAGGRVVLVGMTGQELSLGPSTAMARSSKQVLGHLGYHPSDIGVLAALVSHGRLDLSRSISEIISLENVADGITKLQTREGNPIRILVKP, translated from the coding sequence ATGACACAGACCATGCGAGCGCAGAGACTCTATGCGGAGACGAGAACCGTTACTGTAGAGGATGTTCCGATACCCACTCCAGGCGAAGGCGAGGTCCTGGTCAAGATCGCGTACTGTGGGATCTGCCATTCCGACATCAGCCAGATCGACGGCACATTTACACCCAAATTGCCCATCTTGACGCTCGGACACGAGGCCTCGGGGTACATCGCGGAGGTAGGGCCGGACGTGACCGGTTGGGCCGTCGGCGACCCCGTGATCATTGCCGCCGGCCGGCCATGCACGACGTGCCGCAATTGCCTGCGCGGACAGATCACCGCGTGTCAGAACCTCAGGCTGATGGCCAGTGCCTACGACGGCGGTTGGGCAGAGTACGCCGTGGCCGAGGCCCGCGGCCTCACCCGGGTCCCTGACAACGTGCCGATGGAGCAGGCAGCGATCCTCGCCGATGCGGTCTCGACCCCATACGGCGCGGTGGTGCGGACCGGAAAGGTCTCGATCGGGGAGTCGGTAGGAGTCTGGGGAGCCGGCGGTGTCGGTACCCACATCATTCAACTGTCGAAACTGGTTGGAGCCGTACCAATTCTGGCTTTCGATATCGAACCGAAGGTGCGGGAACGCGCACTCGATCTCGGTGCAGACTACGCGTTCGATCCAACGGCGGACGATCTGGTGGAGCGGGTAGCCGAGGCGACGAATGGCCGGATGCTCGACGTCGCGTTCGATGCCGTCGGCACGAGTTCCACATTCGACCAGGCGCTCGCGTCGGTGGACGCCGGCGGGCGTGTGGTCCTCGTCGGAATGACGGGACAGGAGTTGTCGTTGGGGCCATCTACAGCCATGGCGCGGTCCTCCAAACAGGTGCTGGGTCACCTTGGCTACCATCCCTCCGACATCGGGGTACTCGCCGCACTCGTGTCCCACGGACGCCTGGATCTGTCCCGCTCGATCAGCGAGATCATCTCGCTCGAGAACGTTGCCGACGGCATCACGAAGCTGCAAACCCGTGAGGGTAATCCGATCCGCATCCTCGTGAAGCCCTGA
- a CDS encoding alpha/beta hydrolase: MPLDDHLKSMIDMMESAGVPPLHSGTPEWSRNQYRARTVGVRSPDSLAAVDRVRELSVAGGDGDLRARAYYPVATTPVPTIVFFHGGGWVVGDLDTHDGMARAICRHTDTVVVSVEYRVAPDHPFPAAVDDAVASVRWVFDNLHEFGGSGRLAVAGDSAGGNLAAVAAQILRDAGGPPLAGQFLIYPPTDARGEYLSRVENGTGYLLDTTTMDWFLGHYAPNPADHQDERISPVNAASLAHLPPAVIVTAEFDPLRDEAEDYGRELRIAGVPVEVVRCDGMIHGFFDMGAASPGAQQHIERTCRLFAKALNQEIAGAGSSAEPQAETARTVGR, encoded by the coding sequence GTGCCTCTGGACGACCATTTGAAATCCATGATCGACATGATGGAGAGTGCCGGGGTCCCTCCCCTTCACAGCGGAACACCCGAGTGGAGCCGGAACCAGTACCGTGCCCGAACGGTGGGGGTGCGGTCACCGGACTCGCTGGCAGCCGTCGATCGGGTGCGCGAGCTTTCCGTAGCCGGCGGAGACGGTGATCTTCGTGCACGCGCGTACTACCCTGTCGCGACTACCCCTGTCCCGACGATCGTGTTCTTCCACGGCGGCGGTTGGGTCGTAGGTGATCTCGACACCCACGACGGCATGGCGCGAGCAATCTGCCGCCATACCGACACGGTCGTGGTCTCGGTCGAGTACCGAGTCGCACCGGATCACCCGTTCCCCGCGGCCGTCGACGATGCGGTCGCATCGGTCCGCTGGGTCTTCGACAACCTCCACGAGTTCGGCGGTTCCGGAAGGCTGGCGGTTGCAGGAGACAGCGCCGGCGGGAACCTGGCCGCCGTCGCGGCGCAGATACTGCGGGATGCCGGGGGACCCCCGTTGGCTGGGCAGTTCCTGATCTACCCACCCACCGACGCTCGCGGCGAGTATCTCTCGCGGGTCGAGAACGGCACCGGGTACCTATTGGACACCACGACGATGGACTGGTTCCTCGGGCATTACGCACCGAATCCGGCCGACCACCAGGACGAGCGCATCTCCCCCGTCAATGCGGCGAGCTTGGCCCACCTGCCTCCCGCCGTGATCGTCACCGCTGAGTTCGATCCGCTGCGAGACGAGGCGGAGGACTACGGCCGAGAACTCCGTATCGCGGGCGTTCCGGTGGAAGTGGTGCGCTGCGATGGAATGATTCATGGATTCTTCGACATGGGGGCAGCCTCACCTGGTGCGCAGCAGCACATTGAACGGACCTGCCGGCTCTTCGCGAAGGCATTGAATCAAGAAATAGCCGGCGCCGGCTCGAGCGCCGAACCACAAGCGGAAACAGCAAGGACGGTAGGACGATGA
- a CDS encoding AMP-binding protein — protein MSFTSPYPDVEIPDLSVYDFLFDQIDPQVLDKPALIEGASGAVTTYSALISQIQGVAGALAARGLSVGDVVGLHAPNVPAFASVFHGTLRAGGVATTINVLYTAEDIAKQLTDSEAKFLFTVSVFLPQAAAAAEAAGIPASNVFVLDGADGHLGLRDLLLENHPAPEVSFDPATHLAVLPYSSGTTGRPKGVMLTHRNLVANVCQSRPMMGMTADDKVLAVLPFFHIYGMTVLLNTALHERAALVTMPKFDLVEFLRIVAEQRCSYIFIAPPIAVALAKHPLVDQYDLSSINMVFSGAAPLDSALGKAVAARLDCKVRQGYGMSEMSPVSHVIPFDSDDVALDSVGYTISNMECKLVDPATGEEVDYPAEGVSEPGELCCKGPNIMVGYLGNEQATRDTIDADGFLHTGDIATVDSSGVVTVVDRLKELIKYKGYQVPPAELEALLLTHPGIADAAVIGVLDADGEEVPKAFVVRQPDAQIDDEDVMSFVAERVSPHKKVRKVQFIDAVPKSASGKILRKDLRAAEAVSID, from the coding sequence ATGAGTTTCACAAGTCCGTATCCCGATGTCGAGATCCCCGATCTGAGTGTCTACGACTTCCTGTTCGACCAGATCGACCCCCAAGTCCTCGACAAGCCCGCCCTAATCGAGGGGGCTTCCGGCGCCGTCACGACATATAGCGCGCTGATCAGCCAGATCCAGGGCGTAGCAGGAGCGCTCGCTGCCCGCGGACTGTCGGTGGGCGACGTGGTAGGACTACACGCTCCGAACGTTCCGGCGTTCGCATCGGTGTTCCACGGCACTCTGCGGGCCGGCGGTGTGGCGACGACGATCAACGTGCTCTACACCGCGGAGGACATCGCCAAGCAGTTGACCGACTCCGAGGCGAAGTTCCTCTTCACAGTATCGGTGTTCCTGCCGCAAGCGGCAGCCGCAGCCGAGGCCGCAGGAATCCCCGCGTCGAACGTGTTCGTCCTCGACGGAGCCGACGGCCACCTGGGGCTGCGTGATCTGCTTCTCGAGAACCATCCGGCCCCTGAAGTGTCGTTCGACCCGGCCACCCACCTGGCGGTCCTGCCGTACTCCTCGGGAACCACGGGTCGCCCCAAGGGCGTGATGCTCACCCACCGCAACCTCGTCGCCAACGTGTGCCAGTCACGTCCCATGATGGGAATGACGGCCGACGACAAGGTGCTGGCGGTTCTGCCGTTCTTCCACATCTACGGGATGACGGTGCTGCTGAACACCGCCCTGCACGAGCGTGCCGCCCTGGTCACCATGCCGAAGTTCGACCTGGTCGAATTCCTGCGCATCGTCGCCGAGCAGCGGTGCAGCTACATCTTCATCGCGCCGCCGATCGCCGTGGCGCTGGCCAAACACCCGCTCGTGGACCAGTACGACCTGTCGAGCATCAACATGGTGTTCTCCGGCGCCGCACCACTCGACAGTGCCCTCGGCAAGGCGGTCGCTGCCAGGCTCGACTGCAAGGTCCGCCAGGGATACGGCATGTCCGAGATGAGCCCGGTCAGCCACGTCATCCCGTTCGACAGCGACGACGTCGCTTTGGACTCGGTCGGTTACACCATCTCGAACATGGAGTGCAAGCTCGTCGACCCCGCCACCGGTGAGGAGGTCGACTACCCGGCCGAGGGGGTGAGCGAGCCAGGTGAGTTGTGTTGCAAGGGACCGAACATCATGGTCGGATACCTGGGCAACGAGCAGGCCACCCGGGACACCATCGACGCCGACGGCTTCCTGCACACCGGCGACATCGCCACCGTGGACAGCTCCGGAGTGGTCACCGTGGTCGATCGACTCAAGGAGCTGATCAAGTACAAGGGCTATCAGGTTCCGCCGGCCGAGTTGGAGGCGCTTCTGCTGACACACCCGGGGATCGCAGACGCAGCCGTGATCGGTGTCCTCGACGCGGACGGCGAGGAAGTACCGAAGGCGTTCGTCGTGCGTCAGCCCGACGCGCAGATCGATGATGAGGACGTCATGTCCTTTGTTGCCGAACGCGTTTCGCCACACAAGAAAGTGCGGAAGGTGCAGTTCATCGACGCCGTCCCGAAGTCCGCCTCCGGCAAGATCCTTCGCAAGGATCTGAGGGCCGCCGAGGCCGTCTCGATCGACTAG
- a CDS encoding NAD(P)/FAD-dependent oxidoreductase, with translation MPTEHFDVLIVGAGLSGIGAAYRLQEAFPGKRYAVLEGRARIGGTWDLFKYPGIRCDSPMHTLSYSFRPWQERKAIAGGEAIRSYIESTASEFGIDEHIRFKHRVRGAEWSTATQKWTVEVEVGDADETCTYTCGFLFMCSGYYSYESGYMPDFPGSGSFKGRIVHAQTWPEDLDYRGKKVVVIGSGATAATLVPAMAEDAGHVTMLQRSPTYFRALPDEDQLANRLQKLLPSGLANSVVRWKNILLGIGFYQFCRRLPNKAKNVLLNGVSKQLATKSDLEKHFTPTYKPWDQRICAIPNSDFFAAIGSDRASVVTDTIESFTENGIRLSSGQELEADIIVAATGLNLESCGGTQIVVDGEVVRPGDQLFYKGVMVSGIPNFAVCLGYTNAAWTLRADLSARYVCRVLEHMDSNGYGVAVPEHDSSSMDRKPTLDLKSGYVQRGADVHPKQGSQAPWFLRQNYLLDSMTAKFSDIEESMAFSKNNSRAERSPEPAHS, from the coding sequence ATGCCCACCGAACATTTCGATGTCCTCATCGTCGGAGCAGGACTGTCCGGAATCGGCGCAGCGTACCGCCTGCAAGAAGCGTTCCCTGGAAAGCGTTACGCCGTTCTCGAGGGCCGCGCGCGAATTGGCGGAACCTGGGATCTGTTCAAATATCCCGGAATTCGCTGCGACTCCCCGATGCACACGCTGAGCTATTCCTTCCGACCATGGCAGGAGCGAAAGGCGATCGCCGGCGGTGAGGCGATCCGTTCCTACATCGAATCGACGGCATCCGAGTTCGGAATCGACGAGCACATCCGGTTCAAGCATCGGGTGCGGGGGGCCGAGTGGTCCACAGCGACTCAGAAGTGGACCGTCGAGGTCGAGGTCGGCGATGCAGACGAAACCTGCACGTACACTTGCGGTTTCCTGTTCATGTGCAGCGGGTACTACAGCTACGAGAGTGGCTACATGCCGGACTTCCCGGGCAGCGGCTCCTTCAAGGGCCGGATCGTCCATGCGCAGACATGGCCGGAGGACCTCGACTACCGAGGGAAGAAGGTCGTGGTGATCGGCAGCGGCGCGACGGCTGCCACACTGGTGCCCGCCATGGCGGAGGATGCCGGCCACGTGACGATGCTGCAACGCTCCCCCACCTACTTCAGGGCCCTCCCGGACGAGGACCAGCTGGCGAACCGACTGCAAAAACTGCTACCGAGCGGCCTGGCGAACTCCGTGGTGCGCTGGAAGAACATCCTCCTCGGCATCGGCTTCTACCAGTTCTGCCGCAGACTGCCGAACAAGGCAAAGAATGTGCTGCTCAATGGAGTGTCCAAGCAACTGGCCACGAAGAGCGACCTCGAAAAGCACTTCACCCCGACGTACAAGCCCTGGGACCAGCGCATCTGCGCTATCCCGAACTCGGATTTCTTTGCTGCGATCGGGTCCGACCGCGCTTCCGTGGTCACCGACACCATCGAGTCATTCACCGAGAACGGCATCCGGCTCTCCTCCGGTCAGGAACTCGAGGCGGATATCATCGTGGCCGCGACCGGACTGAACCTCGAGTCCTGTGGAGGTACGCAGATCGTCGTCGACGGGGAGGTCGTGCGGCCCGGCGATCAACTCTTCTACAAGGGCGTGATGGTCAGTGGCATACCGAACTTCGCCGTCTGCCTCGGCTATACCAATGCGGCGTGGACTTTGCGGGCCGACCTGTCGGCACGGTACGTGTGTCGGGTCCTCGAGCACATGGACAGCAACGGCTACGGTGTGGCGGTTCCAGAACACGACAGTTCCTCGATGGACCGCAAGCCCACACTCGATCTGAAGTCGGGCTACGTCCAGCGGGGTGCGGACGTTCACCCCAAGCAGGGATCGCAGGCACCGTGGTTCCTGCGTCAGAACTACCTGCTCGACTCGATGACCGCGAAGTTCAGCGATATCGAGGAATCTATGGCATTCAGCAAGAACAACTCCCGTGCCGAGCGGTCCCCCGAACCGGCACACAGCTAG
- a CDS encoding sulfite exporter TauE/SafE family protein, with the protein MLAAMLCMGFASVIGGASGFGTALIATPLMLLAGIGVTEIVVVNIVVGLVTRIAATYQLREHIDWHRVALLGGASLPGAWLGILTVNMLPEQYLKPAAGVVAVLCGALMALPTAKEPAPPSRAANIAVGTIGGYFTTTTSMNGPPVVLLLSRAKLPPMNFIADLAGYFIVTGTLSLALLWIYTDVQPISMWPLLSGCIAAGLLGNHLGMWIAGRIPAERFRTGVIALVIGAGVLTIVSAQF; encoded by the coding sequence ATGCTGGCGGCGATGCTGTGCATGGGGTTCGCATCCGTTATCGGCGGTGCCAGCGGCTTCGGAACCGCGCTCATCGCAACGCCATTGATGTTACTGGCAGGCATCGGTGTCACCGAGATCGTGGTCGTCAACATCGTGGTGGGCCTCGTGACGAGAATCGCCGCAACGTACCAATTGCGTGAACACATCGACTGGCACCGGGTCGCCTTGCTGGGAGGAGCGAGCCTCCCGGGGGCGTGGCTCGGGATTCTGACGGTGAACATGCTTCCCGAGCAGTATCTGAAGCCGGCGGCGGGTGTGGTGGCCGTCCTGTGCGGCGCGCTGATGGCTCTGCCCACCGCCAAGGAACCGGCCCCACCGTCACGGGCCGCCAACATCGCTGTCGGCACTATCGGTGGCTACTTCACCACGACAACCTCGATGAACGGCCCCCCGGTCGTTCTGCTGCTCAGTCGAGCCAAGTTGCCGCCCATGAACTTCATCGCGGACCTGGCGGGATACTTCATCGTCACCGGAACGTTGTCGTTGGCCCTGCTGTGGATCTACACGGACGTGCAACCGATCTCGATGTGGCCGCTACTGTCCGGGTGTATTGCGGCCGGTCTCCTCGGCAATCATCTCGGAATGTGGATTGCCGGGCGGATTCCGGCCGAGAGGTTCCGAACCGGCGTCATCGCGCTCGTGATCGGCGCCGGCGTTCTCACGATCGTGTCGGCACAGTTCTGA
- a CDS encoding alcohol dehydrogenase catalytic domain-containing protein, with product MEVPVSALASGYIRVRVSYCGICGSDLHMRSAETVPGGSPVGAVFGHEFVGAVEEVAPDVSQWKVGDRVVAWPSGACGDCAHCRSERFRLCPSRMPNGIGMGKTPGALAESIVIRADRAFAIPDELEDAHAALTEPLAVALRAVSIGSVQREDRVAVIGAGPVGLITALALRAKGIENIVLIEVNPKRAERAREFGFLTVGLDDVGAAVAEGLAGAPSVIMECAGHPSALPMAMEIAAPEAAIVVLGALVEPVSIDTMLILGKELRILGSLGHTPAIFADAIAMLASRAVPADDLITGRMVLEDAERAFDELLDSDTDHIKILLHP from the coding sequence ATGGAGGTTCCCGTATCAGCTCTCGCTTCCGGCTACATCCGCGTCCGCGTCTCCTATTGCGGGATCTGCGGCAGCGACTTGCACATGCGTTCTGCGGAGACCGTCCCTGGCGGCTCGCCGGTCGGCGCTGTCTTCGGCCACGAGTTCGTCGGAGCCGTGGAGGAGGTAGCACCGGATGTTTCGCAGTGGAAGGTGGGCGACCGCGTGGTCGCCTGGCCGAGTGGCGCCTGCGGAGACTGCGCGCACTGTCGATCGGAGCGGTTCAGACTCTGCCCCAGCCGGATGCCGAACGGTATCGGCATGGGAAAGACACCCGGCGCGTTGGCGGAATCGATTGTGATCCGCGCGGACCGGGCCTTTGCCATTCCTGACGAACTCGAGGATGCGCATGCCGCGCTCACCGAACCGCTTGCGGTCGCGCTCCGCGCGGTCAGCATCGGTTCGGTACAGCGGGAAGACCGGGTTGCCGTGATCGGAGCGGGTCCGGTAGGGCTGATCACAGCACTCGCATTGCGCGCCAAAGGCATCGAGAACATCGTGTTGATCGAGGTCAATCCCAAGCGCGCCGAACGTGCACGGGAGTTCGGATTTCTGACAGTTGGATTGGACGACGTCGGGGCAGCCGTCGCAGAAGGCCTCGCTGGCGCCCCGTCGGTGATCATGGAATGCGCCGGACATCCGAGTGCCCTCCCGATGGCCATGGAGATAGCCGCCCCCGAAGCCGCGATCGTCGTCCTCGGCGCTCTGGTCGAACCGGTGTCAATCGACACCATGCTCATCCTCGGCAAGGAACTGCGCATCCTCGGGTCGTTGGGGCACACTCCGGCCATCTTCGCCGATGCCATCGCGATGCTCGCTTCACGCGCGGTTCCGGCAGACGACCTGATCACGGGCCGCATGGTTCTGGAAGACGCTGAACGTGCATTCGACGAACTGCTCGATTCGGACACCGACCACATCAAAATTCTCCTGCATCCCTGA
- a CDS encoding SDR family NAD(P)-dependent oxidoreductase yields the protein MTDNRNKAVFVTGAASGLGEATAERLATEGYDLALVDLNGDGVEVVADRLRRTGANVWSRALDVSNEADVIAALEGAVAAHSGLWAAVNVAGIGVPSVFSELTREMWDRTFAVNMTGTFLIAKAAAAHFGDRGGRIVNVASIAAQQGGPFLVDYSASKGAVVSFTRALARALAPKGVNVNCVAPGLIRTQMWRDGGDWMAENVAGAAGLTSEEVFEASIVRQIPLGRPQTAQDVAGAIAYLVSDDGVNVTGQVMNVDGGAVMH from the coding sequence ATGACCGACAATAGAAACAAGGCAGTGTTCGTGACCGGCGCGGCGTCCGGACTCGGTGAGGCCACGGCGGAACGATTGGCGACTGAAGGTTACGATCTCGCGCTCGTGGATCTGAACGGCGACGGTGTAGAGGTTGTTGCGGACCGTCTTCGACGCACGGGGGCGAATGTTTGGTCCCGGGCTCTGGACGTGAGCAACGAAGCGGACGTGATTGCGGCCCTCGAGGGTGCAGTCGCGGCCCACTCCGGGCTCTGGGCTGCGGTGAATGTTGCCGGTATCGGTGTTCCCTCCGTCTTCTCCGAGCTGACGCGTGAAATGTGGGACAGGACGTTCGCGGTCAATATGACTGGTACGTTCCTCATCGCCAAGGCCGCAGCGGCACACTTCGGCGATCGAGGTGGGCGGATCGTCAACGTTGCCTCTATCGCTGCGCAACAGGGTGGTCCGTTCCTGGTCGACTACTCCGCAAGTAAGGGTGCTGTCGTCTCGTTCACCAGGGCGTTGGCGCGTGCACTGGCACCCAAAGGTGTGAACGTCAACTGCGTTGCGCCGGGACTCATCCGGACTCAGATGTGGCGTGACGGAGGCGACTGGATGGCCGAGAATGTGGCGGGTGCGGCCGGGCTGACCAGCGAAGAGGTGTTCGAGGCGTCCATCGTTCGTCAGATACCCCTCGGCCGACCTCAGACCGCACAGGATGTTGCCGGCGCGATCGCCTATCTCGTATCCGATGACGGCGTCAATGTAACGGGGCAGGTCATGAATGTCGACGGCGGAGCAGTCATGCACTGA
- a CDS encoding SDR family oxidoreductase — protein sequence MSGTALVTGASSGIGLEVARALVARGYRVLGTTRNPDALPEKSRVPGVEYVTLDLCDRVSIEKCAQAAGDVDILVNNAGESQMGPFEELPTDAIDRLFQVNVLGAVQLTQLLLPGMRMRGYGRVVMVGSMLASFPLAFRSSYVATKCALKGFASAARRELSPFGVWLTTVEPGTIATGIGDRRTRYVGDGSPYGGDYSTVASAMARNEDRGIRAEKVAALVVKAIEADKPKPLYAVGNMAPLVFTVRRLAPRAVTEKMMSRFHGLR from the coding sequence ATGAGCGGCACCGCACTCGTGACCGGGGCGTCGTCCGGGATCGGCCTCGAGGTGGCGCGAGCGCTGGTCGCCCGCGGCTACCGCGTTCTGGGCACCACCCGCAATCCTGATGCGCTGCCGGAGAAGTCACGTGTTCCCGGGGTCGAGTACGTGACCCTGGACCTGTGCGACAGGGTGAGCATAGAGAAATGCGCCCAGGCCGCCGGCGACGTCGACATCCTGGTGAACAATGCCGGCGAAAGCCAGATGGGCCCCTTCGAGGAACTGCCGACCGATGCGATCGACAGGCTCTTCCAGGTGAACGTACTCGGCGCCGTGCAGTTGACACAGCTACTGCTGCCGGGGATGCGCATGCGCGGTTACGGCCGCGTGGTGATGGTCGGTTCGATGCTCGCGAGCTTCCCGCTCGCTTTCCGGTCATCGTACGTCGCGACCAAGTGTGCGCTGAAAGGGTTTGCATCGGCGGCCCGGCGCGAGCTGAGTCCGTTCGGGGTGTGGCTCACCACCGTCGAACCCGGCACCATAGCGACCGGCATCGGTGACCGGCGTACTCGCTATGTCGGCGACGGTTCCCCGTACGGCGGCGACTACTCTACCGTCGCGAGTGCCATGGCGCGCAACGAGGATCGCGGTATCCGCGCCGAAAAGGTGGCCGCGCTGGTGGTCAAGGCGATCGAGGCGGACAAACCGAAGCCTCTCTACGCCGTCGGCAACATGGCACCACTGGTGTTCACCGTCCGACGGCTCGCGCCGCGGGCTGTCACCGAGAAGATGATGTCGCGTTTCCACGGACTGCGCTGA
- a CDS encoding FAD-binding dehydrogenase, with the protein MAAEADVIVVGAGLAGLVATHELVKAGRRVLVVDQENVENLGGQAFWSLGGLFFVDSPEQRRMGIKDSRELALQDWMGSAGFDRDREDHWPRQWAEAYVDFAAGEKRSYLHELGLRLMPNVGWAERGAGLAYGHGNSVPRFHITWGTGPEVVRVFREPVLDAASRGQVTFRYRHQVDELIVESGAVVGVRGTVLEPSSEPRGVRSSRTPAGEFELRAQAVIVTSGGIGGNPELVKKNWPVDRLGRAPERMITGVPAHVDGRMLEITESAGGNIVNRDRMWHYTEGIVNWDPIWPNHAIRIIPGPSSLWLDANGKRLPVPLFPGFDTLATLKHILSTGQDHSWYILTQSIIEKEFALSGSEQNPDMTGKDLKLLLGRVKKGAPGPVEAFKQHGEDFVVRDNLRDLVDGMNAINPGPPLDYAQVEREVTARDREVDNSFSKDMQMMAIKNARSYLPDKVIRVAKPHRLQDPEHGPMIAVRLNLLTRKTLGGLETNLDSQVIRPDGSVYDGLYAAGEVAGFGGGGVHGYNALEGTFLGGCIFSGRAAGRALGRTLG; encoded by the coding sequence GTGGCAGCAGAAGCCGACGTCATCGTGGTCGGAGCGGGACTTGCAGGTCTGGTCGCAACACACGAACTTGTCAAGGCAGGGCGCCGGGTACTGGTCGTCGATCAGGAAAACGTGGAAAACCTAGGCGGGCAGGCATTCTGGTCGCTCGGTGGACTCTTCTTCGTCGACAGTCCCGAGCAGCGCCGGATGGGCATCAAGGACTCGCGTGAACTGGCCCTGCAGGATTGGATGGGAAGCGCCGGCTTCGACCGTGACCGTGAGGATCACTGGCCCCGCCAGTGGGCCGAGGCGTACGTCGACTTCGCCGCCGGCGAGAAGCGCTCGTACCTGCATGAATTGGGTCTGCGGCTGATGCCGAATGTCGGCTGGGCCGAGCGCGGCGCCGGACTCGCGTACGGTCACGGCAACTCGGTGCCGAGATTCCACATCACGTGGGGTACCGGCCCCGAGGTAGTGCGCGTCTTCCGTGAACCCGTGCTCGACGCCGCGAGCCGCGGCCAGGTCACGTTCCGCTACCGGCACCAAGTGGACGAACTGATCGTCGAGTCCGGCGCCGTGGTCGGGGTACGCGGCACCGTGCTCGAGCCGTCCAGCGAGCCGCGCGGCGTGCGGTCGTCACGAACTCCCGCCGGCGAATTCGAGTTGCGCGCCCAGGCAGTGATCGTCACGTCGGGCGGCATCGGTGGCAACCCCGAACTGGTGAAGAAGAACTGGCCCGTCGACCGTCTGGGCCGAGCGCCGGAGCGGATGATCACCGGCGTCCCCGCGCACGTCGACGGCCGCATGCTCGAGATCACCGAGAGCGCCGGCGGCAACATCGTCAACCGGGACCGCATGTGGCACTACACCGAAGGCATCGTCAACTGGGATCCGATCTGGCCCAACCACGCGATCCGCATCATTCCCGGCCCGTCGTCGCTATGGCTGGACGCGAACGGCAAACGCCTGCCGGTGCCACTGTTCCCCGGCTTCGACACCCTCGCCACCCTGAAGCACATCCTGAGCACCGGGCAGGACCACTCCTGGTACATCCTCACGCAGTCGATCATCGAGAAGGAGTTCGCGCTATCGGGTTCCGAACAGAACCCAGACATGACCGGCAAGGACCTCAAGCTGCTGCTGGGCCGCGTCAAGAAGGGGGCGCCGGGCCCGGTGGAGGCCTTCAAGCAGCACGGCGAGGACTTCGTGGTTCGCGACAACCTGCGCGATCTCGTCGACGGCATGAACGCCATCAACCCCGGTCCACCACTGGATTACGCACAGGTGGAGCGGGAGGTGACCGCCCGCGACCGCGAGGTGGACAACTCATTCTCCAAGGACATGCAAATGATGGCGATCAAGAATGCGCGCTCGTACTTGCCGGACAAGGTGATTCGTGTCGCCAAACCACACCGCCTGCAGGACCCGGAACACGGACCGATGATCGCCGTTCGCCTGAACCTGTTGACCCGCAAGACCCTTGGCGGACTCGAGACCAATCTGGACTCACAGGTGATCCGGCCCGACGGCAGTGTCTACGACGGCCTGTATGCGGCCGGCGAGGTGGCCGGGTTCGGCGGCGGCGGCGTGCACGGCTACAACGCACTCGAGGGTACATTTCTCGGTGGCTGCATCTTCTCCGGCCGGGCGGCCGGGCGAGCACTGGGCAGGACCCTCGGATGA
- a CDS encoding TetR family transcriptional regulator C-terminal domain-containing protein, producing MQTSELEVDAAQPKRVTKRRAETRQRLLDAAGEVFAAEGFGRSTVEQVCDRAGYTRGAFYSNFTSLDELFLAMWEQRSAQMLDDIRTALSERPPTLTLETAVERVLSAIPVDDEWYRITAEFTAHALRKPDLKQIVAAREDAIMRTIMPIVETALGAAGRRVTDREALGRALVALHDGTSIQILMEPHNDAVRRARAHLFVTVVSSYSSSTEADRR from the coding sequence GTGCAGACAAGCGAACTCGAAGTCGACGCCGCGCAGCCCAAGCGCGTCACCAAACGCCGCGCCGAGACCCGGCAACGCCTACTCGATGCCGCGGGTGAGGTGTTCGCGGCCGAAGGCTTCGGACGCTCCACCGTCGAGCAGGTCTGCGACCGAGCCGGGTACACCCGTGGCGCGTTCTACTCCAACTTCACCTCGCTCGACGAGTTGTTCCTCGCCATGTGGGAACAGCGCTCAGCGCAGATGCTCGACGACATCCGGACCGCCCTCTCCGAACGACCACCGACCCTGACGCTCGAGACGGCCGTCGAGCGCGTCCTGTCCGCGATTCCCGTCGACGACGAGTGGTACCGAATCACCGCGGAGTTCACCGCGCACGCGCTGCGTAAACCCGACCTCAAGCAGATCGTCGCCGCACGCGAGGACGCGATCATGCGGACGATCATGCCCATCGTGGAGACCGCGCTGGGGGCCGCCGGCCGCCGAGTCACCGACCGCGAGGCACTCGGCCGGGCGCTCGTCGCACTGCACGACGGCACCAGCATCCAGATCCTGATGGAACCCCACAACGACGCGGTGCGGCGAGCGCGGGCGCACCTGTTCGTCACCGTCGTGAGCAGTTACAGCAGCAGTACCGAAGCGGACAGGAGATAG